Proteins encoded within one genomic window of Girardinichthys multiradiatus isolate DD_20200921_A chromosome 21, DD_fGirMul_XY1, whole genome shotgun sequence:
- the LOC124858445 gene encoding sialic acid-binding Ig-like lectin 13, protein MKMDDQSLKAALSENVLTVNMLLIVFFLPGVLADCGDRIPTLFITTPKEIEALNGSCLHIPCSFNTKETTFNNSRTIYGIWMKHKAWFGNPASSIFNSSGSVNTYTLNITGNLREGNCTTLFPDLKTSYTDRYFFRVENGPFRATACADPLQITVKDSPWSPSINISGGDLKEHQSVTITCSALTPCPHSPPELTWNLQQDSHRQTEKNTDGTFTTKIQENITLSDTHDGYIRCSARYPVNGGNKTAETAVTLSVSYAPRNTLASISPSGLVSAGSWVELNCSSRAKPPASFTWFRNSKHGAINVSVGQVYSFNVTEGGEFYCVATNDLGNETSSVILLNTKGLIFLVAIVVGVILLICLVLSVWYFKSKRPTPQQTQTQTYQEVAVQANETEEELHYEDLAFIQRRPEASSVSVQDNGQQETLYSQVKVSDDSPEDLYAQVKKRTSVSAV, encoded by the exons ATGAAGATGGACGATCAGAGTCTGAAAGCAGCTCTGTCTGAGAACGTGTTGACAGTCAACATGTTACTGATTGTCTTCTTCCTTCCAG GTGTTTTGGCTGATTGTGGTGATAGAATACCAACTCTGTTCATCACTACACCAAAGGAGATTGAAGCACTGAATGGATCTTGTTTGCACATCCCATGTAGCTTTAATACAAAAGAAACAACATTTAACAACAGCAGAACTATTTATGGTATCTGGATGAAACATAAAGCATGGTTTGGCAATCCAGCTTCTTCTATTTTCAACAGCAGTGGGTCAGTTAACACCTATACTCTGAATATTACTGGAAACCTCAGAGAGGGAAACTGCACCACTCTGTTTCCTGATTTAAAAACCAGTTATACAGACAGATACTTCTTCAGAGTTGAGAACGGGCCGTTCAGAGCAACAGCTTGTGCTGATCCTCTTCAGATAACAGTTAAAG ATTCTCCTTGGAGTCCCAGCATTAACATCTCTGGTGGTGATCTGAAGGAGCATCAGTCTGTCACTATAACCTGCTCAGCTTTGACTCCCTGTCCACACTCACCTCCTGAACTCACCTGGAATCTCCAACAAGACTCTCacagacaaacagagaaaaacacagatggaaCCTTTACAACTAAAATCCAGGAGAACATCACTCTGTCAGACACACATGATGGATACATCAGATGTTCTGCCAGATATCCTGTGAATGGAGGAAACaagacagcagagacagcaGTGACTCTCAGTGTTTCAT ATGCTCCTAGAAACACCTTagcatccatcagtccatcaggTTTGGTGTCAGCAGGTAGCTGGGTGGAGCTGAACTGCTCCAGCAGAGCCAAGCCTCCTgccagcttcacctggttcaggaACAGCAAACATGGAGCCATTAATGTATCTGTGGGGCAGGTTTACAGCTTCAATGTTACTGAGGGAGGAGAGTTTTACTGTGTGGCTACAAATGATCTGGGTAATGAGACGTCATCAGTGATCCTACTTAATACTAAGG GATTGATTTTCTTGGTCGCAATTGTAGTTGGAGTCATTTTGTTAATCTGCCTGGTTCTTTCTGTTTG GTACTTCAAGTCCAAACGTCCAACTCCACAACAGACTCAG ACCCAAACATACCAGGAGGTTGCTGTTcaagccaatgaaacagaggaAGAACTTCATTATGAGGACTTAGCCTTCATCCAGAGGCGGCCTGAAGCTTCCTCAGTCTCAGTGCAGGACAATGGCCAGCAGGAGACATTGTACTCTCAGGTCAAAGTGTCTGATGACAGTCCAGAGGATCTCTATGCACAAGTGAAGAAGAGAACTTCTGTCAGTGCTGTTTGA